The nucleotide sequence TCGGCTGGCTGTTCGGCCGCCGGCTCGCGGCCGCGGCGGTCTGGGCCGACCAGGCCCGGGAGCGGGAGCGCCGGATCGAGAAGGGCCGCCGGGACCTCGTCGCCTGGGTCTCCCACGACCTGCGCACCCCGCTCGCCGGGATGCGGGCGATGGCCGAGGCGCTGGAGGACGGGGTGGTGGGCGACCCGGCGACGATGACCGAGTACCACCATCGGATCCGGGTGGAGACCGACCGGATGACCCGGCTGGTCGACGATCTGTTCGAGCTGTCCCGGATCAACGCCGGCGCGCTGCGGCTGTCGCTGTCGGCGGTGCCGCTCGGCGACGTGGTGTCCGACGCGCTGGCCGGCACCGCGCCGCTGGCCGCCGCGCGCCGGATCCGGCTCCTCGCCCCGGAGTCGGGGTGGCCCACGGTGACCGCGAGCGAGCCGGAGCTGGCCCGGGTGGTGGGGAACCTGCTGCTCAACGCGATCCGCTACACCCCGGAGGACGGCACCGTCCGGGTGGACGCCGGGCGGGACGCCGGCACCGCCTGGCTGGCCGTGGCGGACACCTGCGGGGGGATCCCGGAGCGCGACCTGCCCCGGGTGTTCGACGTCGCGTTCCGGGGGGAGCGGGCCCGCACTCCCCCGCGGGACAGCGGCGACGGGGAGGGTTCCGGCGGGCTCGGGTTGGCGATCGTGCGTGGCCTGGTCGAGGCGCACGGCGGCCGGGTCGAGGTCGGCAACGTCGCCGGCGGCTGCCGGTTCGTCGTCCGGCTGCCGTCGCCTGCGTGACCGGGAGGCCGCACGTCGTCCGGTGACGTGGACCGGTGCGGCGCGGGCCGCTACGGCCGGATCAGTTCGGCGAACCAGCGGTCGTCGGCGGGAAACACCTCGCGGACGGCGAGGCCCGCCGCGGCGGCCGCGCGATGCACCGCCCTGGTGTCCAGCCGCGCCCAGCCGAAACTCGGCCCCCGGTGGCGTCCCGACACCACGTGTGCCCGGCCCTGCCAGGAGCCGCTGCCGGGCGGGTCCAGCTCGGCCAGGACGCTGCCGTCCGCCCGGAGCAGCTCCCGGCACCGGCGCAGCAGCCGGCGCGGGTCACCGCCGATGCCGATGTTGCCGTCCAGCAGCACGACGTGCTGCCACCGGCCCTCCGCGGGCAGCGGACGGAAGAGGTCGGCCTGGACCGCGACCGCGCCCCGGGCGCGGGTGAGCGCCACCGCCCGGGCCGAGACGTCGACTCCGACCGTGACCAGCCCGGCCCGGGTCAGCGCCACGGTGAGCCGGCCCGGACCGCAGCCCAGGTCCAGCGTCGGGCCGGCGCACCGGGACACCACCGTGGCGGTCGCCGGCTCGGCCGTCCCGTGCCACCGATCCACCGGCAACCGGCGGCGGGTCCCGTCGGCCTGCACGAGCCAGTGCGCGGTGGCGTCCCCGTGCCGTAGCGCGCCGGCGAACGCGTCGGTGCTCACCGCCGGCCGCCGACCGGCCGGGCCCGCCGTACGGCGGCGACCTCCCGGGCGAAGCGGCCGGCCGGGACCAGGCCGCTGACCGCGAGCGCGTCGGTCCAGTCGTCCACGTCGCGCAGCAGCGGCAGCGTCGCGATCCGCATGCCGCGCCCGGCCAGCGCCGCCCGGGTACGCCGCCCGGTGCCGGGGGTGGACATGGGCAGCCCCCGCAGGGCGGTCGCCTCGCGGGGGTCGCGCAGGCCCAGCGCCCACCAGCCGCCGTCCGCGGCCGGGCCGAGCGCCGCGTCGGTCCCGGGCGCGCCGAGCCGGCGTACGGCGGCGGCCAGCCGCGCCGCGGTGAGCTGGGGGGTGTCCATGCCGATCTGGAGCACCGGCCGCCCCGGGTACGCGGCGGCCACGTCGGCGTGCGCGTGCGCGAGCCGGTCGGCGAGACCGTCGCCGCGCTGCGGCAGCACCGGCCAACCGGCGACCGCGGCGGCCAGGTCCGCCCCGTCCTCGGCGTCGGCGAGCCGGCCGGCCAGCGCCAGCACCGGGACGACCCCCGGGGTGGCGGCGACGGCGTCGAGGGTGTCGTGCAGCGCGGCCGCGGCGATGCGGGCCGCCTGCGCGGGCTCGGCGGGCGGGCACAGCCGGGTCTTGACCGCCCCGGCCACGGGGGCCTTGGCCACCACCAGCAGGACGGTCACCGCCGGCCGTCCACGCTGCGCAGCACCGCCAGGAAGTCCCGGG is from Micromonospora terminaliae and encodes:
- a CDS encoding sensor histidine kinase — its product is MRDLALIFGAALVAALAVGLAGAVALRQLRGRSITVHISVLLAMTVGAVAAGVAVVAEAMFLSPHDLEVVLTTLAAAAVVSLAVGWLFGRRLAAAAVWADQARERERRIEKGRRDLVAWVSHDLRTPLAGMRAMAEALEDGVVGDPATMTEYHHRIRVETDRMTRLVDDLFELSRINAGALRLSLSAVPLGDVVSDALAGTAPLAAARRIRLLAPESGWPTVTASEPELARVVGNLLLNAIRYTPEDGTVRVDAGRDAGTAWLAVADTCGGIPERDLPRVFDVAFRGERARTPPRDSGDGEGSGGLGLAIVRGLVEAHGGRVEVGNVAGGCRFVVRLPSPA
- a CDS encoding class I SAM-dependent methyltransferase, whose protein sequence is MSTDAFAGALRHGDATAHWLVQADGTRRRLPVDRWHGTAEPATATVVSRCAGPTLDLGCGPGRLTVALTRAGLVTVGVDVSARAVALTRARGAVAVQADLFRPLPAEGRWQHVVLLDGNIGIGGDPRRLLRRCRELLRADGSVLAELDPPGSGSWQGRAHVVSGRHRGPSFGWARLDTRAVHRAAAAAGLAVREVFPADDRWFAELIRP
- a CDS encoding TIGR04282 family arsenosugar biosynthesis glycosyltransferase, encoding MTVLLVVAKAPVAGAVKTRLCPPAEPAQAARIAAAALHDTLDAVAATPGVVPVLALAGRLADAEDGADLAAAVAGWPVLPQRGDGLADRLAHAHADVAAAYPGRPVLQIGMDTPQLTAARLAAAVRRLGAPGTDAALGPAADGGWWALGLRDPREATALRGLPMSTPGTGRRTRAALAGRGMRIATLPLLRDVDDWTDALAVSGLVPAGRFAREVAAVRRARPVGGRR